Proteins encoded by one window of Aspergillus chevalieri M1 DNA, chromosome 6, nearly complete sequence:
- a CDS encoding glutamate--tRNA ligase GUS1 (COG:J;~EggNog:ENOG410PHA7;~InterPro:IPR020056,IPR000924,IPR020059,IPR020058, IPR001412,IPR014729,IPR004526,IPR011035,IPR036282;~PFAM:PF03950,PF00749;~go_component: GO:0005737 - cytoplasm [Evidence IEA];~go_function: GO:0000166 - nucleotide binding [Evidence IEA];~go_function: GO:0004812 - aminoacyl-tRNA ligase activity [Evidence IEA];~go_function: GO:0004818 - glutamate-tRNA ligase activity [Evidence IEA];~go_function: GO:0005524 - ATP binding [Evidence IEA];~go_process: GO:0006412 - translation [Evidence IEA];~go_process: GO:0006418 - tRNA aminoacylation for protein translation [Evidence IEA];~go_process: GO:0006424 - glutamyl-tRNA aminoacylation [Evidence IEA];~go_process: GO:0043039 - tRNA aminoacylation [Evidence IEA]) yields the protein MSTQLTLASQANQAELLPVLLVATSVNAARPSPVIAINYENTALLHEGEKAVVQFTGASGSPVYGTEKAIQELRANFPFLNSKDEKIENQWLSQLASFTVLDFKAVEPLLQKLDAYLMLRSFVVGYALSTADIALWGALRGNRVAISAIKKGTLVNLTRWFRFLEELCPWASTALEGLTAAAKEKKGKSSQGANYDIGLQNTDKGVVTRFPPEPSGYLHIGHAKAALLNDYFAHEKYAGTLLVRFDDTNPSNEKLEFQDAIIEDLALMGIKPDKMSYTSDYFDELYQYALQIIREGNAYADDTDKETMAAQRFDGLPSKRRDASVEENLARFEDMKNGTPEGIKWCIRAKMSVDNPNKAMRDPVIYRCNPAEHHRTGPKWKIYPTYDFACPIVDSLEGVTHALRTIEYRDRNPQYQWMIDALKLRTVHIWDFARMNFVRTLLSKRKLTKLVDQGVVWGWDDPRFPTIRGIRRRGMTVPALREFILRQGPSKNIINLDWTLFWATNKKYIDPVAPRHTAVLKKDAVKAIVKGASDAPFTEEKQKHAKNAAVGTKKVVYSNSILFEQEDAKTFKQDEEITVMNWGNAFVRKIETDSTSGLVTGLELELHLEGDVKKTEKKVTWLSTDQELVPVELVDFDYLLNKDAMQEEDKLEDILNPKTEFRENAVADCNVAELKEGDIIQFDRKGYYRVDQAYSPGKPAVLFNIPTGKTGK from the exons ATGTCTACTCAGCTTACTTTGGCCTCGCAGGCCAACCAGGCCGAGTTGCTTCCGGTGCTTCTCGTTGCTACCTCCGTCAATGCCGCTCGCCCCAGCCCGGTGATTGCGATCAACTACGAGAATACAGCTCTTCTGCACGAGGGAGAAAAGGCCGTTGTGCAATTTACCGGTGCCAGTGGCTCTCCCGTCTATGGTACTGAGaaggccatccaggagctGCGTGCTAATTTCCCATTCCTCAACAGCAAGGATGAGAAAATC GAGAACCAATGGCTCTCGCAGCTCGCCTCTTTCACCGTCCTTGATTTCAAGGCCGTCGAACCTCTGCTCCAGAAACTTGATGCCTATCTCATGCTCCGATCTTTCGTCGTCGGCTACGCACTCTCTACTGCTGACATCGCGCTCTGGGGTGCCCTCCGAGGAAACCGGGTCGCCATTTCTGCTATCAAGAAGGGAACGCTCGTGAATCTGACCCGGTGGTTCCGCTTTTTGGAGGAGCTTTGCCCTTGGGCCAGCACGGCTCTTGAGGGCTTGACCGCGGCagccaaggagaagaagggtaaGAGCAGCCAGGGCGCTAACTACGACATTGGCCTCCAGAACACCGATAAGGGAGTTGTGACCCGTTTCCCTCCCGAGCCCTCCGGATATCTCCACATCGGTCACGCGAAGGCAGCCCTTCTCAATGACTACTTTGCCCACGAAAAGTATGCCGGAACCCTCCTTGTTCGTTTCGATGACACCAACCCCTCCAACGAGAAGTTGGAGTTCCAGGATGCCATCATTGAGGACCTTGCGCTCATGGGTATCAAGCCCGACAAGATGAGCTACACCAGTGACTACTTTGACGAGCTGTACCAATACGCTCTTCAGATTATCCGGGAAGGAAACGCATATGCCGACGATACTGATAAGGAGACAATGGCCGCCCAGAGATTTGACGGTCTGCCCAGTAAGCGTCGTGATGCCTCGGTTGAAGAGAACCTTGCTCGCTTCGAGGACATGAAGAACGGCACTCCCGAAGGCATCAAGTGGTGTATCCGTGCCAAGATGTCCGTTGACAACCCTAACAAGGCCATGCGTGATCCTGTCATTTACCGCTGCAACCCTGCGGAACACCACCGCACTGGTCCCAAATGGAAGATCTATCCCACCTACGACTTTGCCTGTCCCATTGTGGACTCTCTTGAGGGAGTTACGCATGCTCTGAGAACTATCGAGTACCGGGACAGAAACCCTCAGTACCAATGGATGATCGATGCTCTTAAGCTCCGTACTGTTCATATCTGGGACTTTGCTCGCATGAACTTCGTCCGGACATTGCTCTCTAAGAGAAAGCTCACCAAGCTTGTCGATCAGGGCGTCGTTTGGGGATGGGATGACCCTCGTTTCCCCACCATCCGTGGTATCCGCAGACGTGGTATGACCGTTCCGGCTCTTAGAGAGTTCATCTTGAGGCAGGGACCCAGCAAGAACATCATTAACCTTGACTGGACCCTTTTCTGGGCTACCAACAAGAAGTACATCGACCCGGTTGCACCGCGCCACACTGCTGTTCTGAAGAAGGATGCCGTCAAGGCCATTGTCAAGGGTGCCTCCGATGCTCCTTTCACTGAGGAAAAGCAGAAGCACGCCAAGAACGCTGCTGTTGGTACCAAGAAGGTTGTCTACAGCAACTCGATCCTTTTTGAGCAGGAAGACGCCAAGACCTTCAAGCAGGATGAGGAGATCACGGTCATGAACTGGGGTAATGCCTTCGTCCGCAAGATTGAGACCGACTCTACTTCTGGTCTTGTCACTGGACTTGAGCTCGAGCTACACCTGGAGGGCGATGTCAAGAAGACCGAGAAGAAGGTTACTTGGTTGTCCACTGATCAGGAACTGGTCCCTGTCGAATTGGTGGACTTTGACTACCTTCTCAACAAGGACGCCATGCAGGAGGAGGACAAGCTGGAGGATATCCTCAACCCCAAGACTGAGTTCCGCGAGAACGCCGTTGCTGACTGCAATGTCGCCGAGCTGAAAGAGGGTGACATTATCCAATTTGACCGCAAGGGCTACTACCGTGTTGACCAAGCCTACTCACCGGGCAAGCCGGCTGTTCTGTTCAACATCCCTACCGGCAAGACTGGGAAATAA